A section of the Roseivirga sp. BDSF3-8 genome encodes:
- a CDS encoding DUF6156 family protein — protein sequence MKNEPNSVKYFASWGSYSVPKKPQKEIQESELSDYPTYYKAHYDEEGRLARFEKYIDGDLEGYDAYEYYEGTEKVKTQTLLNADGEKRVNQFDEKGKRIEE from the coding sequence ATGAAAAACGAACCAAACAGCGTCAAGTATTTTGCCAGTTGGGGAAGCTACAGCGTCCCCAAAAAGCCGCAGAAGGAGATACAGGAAAGCGAGCTTAGCGACTACCCTACCTACTACAAGGCTCACTATGATGAGGAAGGCCGCCTTGCCAGGTTCGAAAAGTATATCGATGGCGACCTCGAGGGCTACGATGCCTACGAGTACTACGAAGGCACCGAGAAGGTAAAAACCCAGACGCTGCTTAATGCCGACGGCGAAAAGCGCGTAAACCAATTCGATGAAAAGGGTAAGCGTATAGAGGAGTAG
- a CDS encoding AIPR family protein, translated as MYDNKELKSFNEKIVEEVKAQVISDEDGAVPVQLFTENILEMLSDAGETENYRSCYDEKVTKRGVEHQINGYALYENYETLDLFITIYSGSDEVQSINKADLSKSFNRLEKFFRNAVYGDYVNLIEESSEVFDLSHTLSKSKEVKKFLTRVNLFLITNGQVKAEFKTKETIGGYSVFYRVIDLAYILNITNHDRLPLEIDFQSDRVEVPCIGSNENNELYHSYLAIVPGNALASIYEKYGPRLLEQNVRSFLQFSGKINKGIRKTILDEPHMFLAFNNGIAATAESVEIIDTPQGKAIGKVKDFQIVNGGQTTASIYHTWKKNKVDISKVFVQLKLNIINDKENFAETVGRIAEYANTQNRISASDLSSNKENHVILEKLSRTTFAAPKDGELHQTRWFYERSRGQYRNEKNRFGTTPARRKQFDKQNPRTQLVTKEFLAKYINSYKEVASGKKILIGPHIVVKGSQKNYAQFLMHNFKNKPDQSFYEDAIAQAILFKTAEKIYGVKPNALGDMRYITVPYAIAWLGYRLEYKLNLHKIWKKQEISSSLKEVIKLALVCIEKYIKEKADGSLYGEWAKKEVCWQSIKSESFDISLEDIKEELYTDDDLNKRYSESLDYEEYKVREEVERIKSVNPETWGKIESWGRLAKSLSTYQGNIAYRLSRSKKHNGELSEVEIRVGNEILDVVVEQASELLFDVAEDSHDEVSVSPAVEISPELVESIVKWDKKNRRLQDFEFIFMLKLMKGEKELNDYNKSLALKNYYKVKRFGFKLEA; from the coding sequence ATGTATGACAATAAAGAACTTAAAAGTTTTAATGAAAAAATAGTTGAAGAAGTAAAAGCACAGGTTATATCTGATGAAGATGGTGCTGTTCCTGTACAGCTTTTTACTGAAAATATCCTTGAGATGCTTTCAGATGCAGGGGAGACTGAAAACTATAGGTCCTGCTATGATGAGAAGGTAACAAAAAGAGGAGTTGAGCATCAGATTAATGGATATGCACTATATGAAAATTATGAAACGCTTGATCTTTTTATAACTATTTATTCAGGTAGCGATGAGGTACAATCTATTAACAAGGCTGACTTATCAAAATCTTTTAACAGGCTTGAGAAATTTTTCCGAAATGCAGTTTATGGTGATTACGTAAACCTGATAGAAGAAAGTTCAGAAGTATTTGATCTATCTCATACCTTATCAAAGTCTAAGGAAGTAAAGAAATTCTTAACCAGGGTAAATTTATTTTTAATAACCAATGGCCAGGTAAAAGCTGAGTTCAAGACTAAAGAAACTATTGGGGGGTATTCAGTCTTTTACAGGGTAATTGATTTGGCATACATACTTAATATTACTAACCATGATCGCCTTCCTTTAGAAATCGATTTTCAAAGTGATAGAGTCGAGGTACCCTGCATAGGCAGTAACGAGAATAATGAACTGTACCATTCTTACCTGGCAATAGTACCTGGGAATGCCTTGGCATCAATCTATGAAAAGTATGGCCCCAGGTTGCTTGAGCAAAATGTAAGATCCTTTCTTCAGTTTTCCGGAAAGATAAATAAGGGCATCAGGAAGACAATTCTGGATGAGCCTCATATGTTTCTGGCCTTTAATAATGGCATTGCGGCTACTGCAGAGTCTGTGGAAATTATTGATACACCCCAGGGGAAGGCTATAGGGAAAGTGAAAGATTTTCAGATCGTGAATGGTGGTCAGACAACAGCTTCTATATATCACACGTGGAAAAAGAATAAGGTAGATATATCTAAGGTTTTTGTTCAGTTGAAACTGAATATAATAAATGATAAGGAAAACTTTGCTGAAACTGTTGGCAGGATAGCTGAATATGCGAATACCCAAAACAGGATATCTGCTTCCGACTTAAGTAGTAATAAAGAGAATCATGTAATTCTTGAGAAGCTTTCGCGTACCACTTTTGCAGCACCTAAAGATGGAGAGTTGCATCAGACCCGATGGTTTTATGAAAGATCCAGAGGCCAATACCGGAATGAAAAGAACAGGTTTGGTACTACACCGGCAAGAAGAAAACAATTTGATAAACAAAATCCGCGTACCCAATTAGTTACTAAAGAATTTCTTGCTAAGTATATAAACTCTTACAAAGAAGTTGCATCAGGAAAGAAGATTTTAATTGGCCCTCATATTGTGGTAAAAGGAAGTCAAAAAAACTATGCCCAGTTTTTAATGCATAACTTCAAAAATAAGCCTGATCAGAGTTTCTACGAAGACGCTATTGCCCAGGCTATTTTGTTTAAGACTGCAGAGAAAATTTATGGAGTAAAGCCAAATGCTTTGGGTGATATGCGATATATAACTGTTCCGTATGCAATTGCTTGGCTTGGCTATAGACTGGAGTACAAACTAAATCTTCATAAAATTTGGAAAAAGCAGGAAATTAGCTCCTCCTTGAAGGAGGTGATCAAATTAGCCTTGGTTTGTATAGAAAAATATATAAAGGAAAAAGCTGATGGATCACTATACGGAGAGTGGGCGAAAAAGGAAGTATGCTGGCAATCTATTAAAAGTGAAAGTTTTGACATATCCCTTGAGGATATTAAAGAAGAATTATACACAGATGATGACTTGAATAAAAGATATTCTGAAAGTCTGGATTACGAAGAGTACAAGGTTAGGGAAGAAGTAGAAAGAATCAAATCTGTAAATCCGGAGACTTGGGGAAAAATAGAAAGCTGGGGCCGTTTAGCTAAAAGCCTGTCTACTTACCAGGGGAATATAGCATATAGATTAAGTAGAAGTAAAAAACACAATGGAGAGCTTAGTGAAGTTGAAATTCGTGTAGGTAATGAAATTTTGGACGTAGTTGTTGAACAGGCTAGTGAACTTCTCTTTGATGTTGCAGAGGATTCCCATGATGAAGTAAGTGTTAGCCCTGCTGTAGAGATATCACCTGAACTAGTGGAATCAATTGTGAAGTGGGATAAAAAAAACAGGCGGTTGCAAGATTTTGAATTTATTTTCATGCTGAAGCTGATGAAAGGAGAGAAGGAATTAAATGACTATAATAAAAGTCTGGCTTTAAAAAACTATTATAAAGTTAAACGCTTTGGTTTTAAGTTAGAAGCTTAA
- a CDS encoding PD-(D/E)XK motif protein, whose translation MNWSTRIKSIWKDLEIESSSSIVYKRLSPEIKPDIYVAINAREKKKCLVAHAIFSDYYSNIIMVHHKSFKVDFIEGNFDTLKKYLIIQLEDEEHADVFSVLCADLFQEVRDINTNEKLVQVLIHRISKWSILFQKINAGGLSAEKQRGLYGELYFLNKFLSYNSDSNQVLSSWKGMEGAVQDFDNSGWAVEVKTTITKKHQKINISNERQLDTSIVSEIYLYHLSLEARDNFGESLNDMVDRTFAILDDGIFNENLLRMKLYQAGYFEKDKFLYDVKGYTVREQNIFSVKDEFPRIEEKDLPNGVGDVKYSIMLPINDNWRITEEELLRKIS comes from the coding sequence ATGAACTGGAGTACGAGGATTAAAAGCATTTGGAAAGACTTGGAGATAGAATCATCATCCTCAATCGTATATAAGCGACTTTCCCCTGAAATTAAGCCGGATATTTATGTTGCGATTAATGCAAGAGAGAAAAAAAAATGCTTGGTAGCTCATGCAATATTCTCAGATTATTATTCCAATATTATAATGGTGCATCATAAGTCCTTTAAAGTTGATTTTATTGAAGGGAATTTCGATACTTTGAAGAAATATTTGATTATTCAGCTAGAAGATGAAGAACATGCAGATGTCTTTTCAGTACTGTGTGCTGATTTATTTCAGGAAGTTCGTGATATAAATACAAATGAGAAATTAGTTCAGGTTTTAATTCATAGAATAAGTAAATGGAGCATTCTTTTTCAGAAGATAAATGCTGGGGGCCTTTCTGCCGAAAAGCAGAGAGGCTTATATGGAGAGTTATATTTTCTTAATAAATTCTTATCTTATAACTCAGACTCCAACCAGGTTCTATCTAGCTGGAAGGGTATGGAAGGTGCTGTGCAGGATTTTGATAATTCGGGATGGGCAGTAGAAGTTAAAACTACCATAACTAAGAAGCATCAAAAGATAAATATCTCCAATGAACGACAATTGGATACTTCTATAGTATCGGAGATTTATTTGTATCACCTATCCTTAGAAGCGAGAGATAATTTTGGCGAGTCGCTTAACGACATGGTGGATCGTACATTTGCGATACTTGACGACGGCATATTTAATGAGAACCTTTTACGAATGAAGCTTTATCAAGCCGGCTATTTTGAAAAGGACAAATTTTTATATGATGTAAAAGGATACACCGTTCGAGAGCAAAACATATTTTCTGTTAAAGATGAGTTCCCACGAATAGAAGAGAAGGATTTGCCTAACGGTGTTGGTGATGTGAAGTATTCCATAATGTTGCCTATCAATGATAACTGGAGAATTACAGAAGAAGAATTGTTAAGAAAAATCAGTTAG
- a CDS encoding Z1 domain-containing protein, with translation MLDTAINIAIELLSYNEKASFTKKEIESVVEEVLGMGRFQAANLDKKEFIRHLEAKVNIKIDDFLILEDESIKKPWIHQINADNWKFWNSYKRYLSSKQKLSKKIILKLDKLTDSILDNTFNPEKKIVANKKGLVVGQVQSGKTANYIGLICKAADAGYGLIIVLAGIHDNLRTQTQLRIDQGFLGYDTQTVRKLNRIGDKIGVGEYRDHPNALSVTSSHSDGDFTSIPHGFNFHHHYPIVAVVKKNTHVLARLHSWLKGFAGINKGERTISSKSLLLIDDEADNASINISKDSDRAAINGHINNIINVFDKSAYVGYTATPFANVFIPLDDYDLFPKDFIINLPTPSNYIGASKIFGIRSDSNEADDVEPYPFICKITDYTNFVPDKHKKDGVLPKEVPDSLKIAVKCFIINCAIRRLRGQETEHNSMLIHVSRFQRWQDKITALVDEVVTNYRIAIEDGDESILKEFQKVYEHDIAYYKSYTTIYGKLKTSSLAEIEPSLQCHDFREIQLQLYDAVKKIDVKAIHGGSKEVLDYFDHPDGLSVIAIGGNKLSRGLTLEGLSVSYFLRASKMYDTLMQMGRWFGYRKGYSDLCRLFTSSEITEWFTLITNASEELREEFNYMTKVAGTTPSEYNLKVRSHPGILQISAANKLKSAIDIAVSWDGRLVESYIFHKDYLIKKQNYEGLTFLIKNLGEYVRNKGNFVWYNIPFEKIESFLSTYKLPEQMISGKIEYLIEYVNKRISKGELKTWRVALMSSNSPQGNYDFECYTENIRVNSYLRNRDESNSDNNIYYLVRSRLISPRHELVDIPEKYGEALKRTSELNKISKKGSLNPSYPSGNVVRNEFRKPDEPLILLYLLSPSGAISTDEPLNDNLPFVGYAISFPGNKNKTTVVYKGNRDLFLRNFQTDDEDELEYED, from the coding sequence ATGTTAGATACAGCCATTAATATTGCTATTGAATTATTGTCTTATAATGAAAAAGCTTCTTTTACTAAAAAGGAAATTGAAAGTGTAGTTGAGGAGGTTTTAGGGATGGGAAGGTTTCAAGCAGCAAACCTAGATAAAAAAGAGTTTATAAGACACTTAGAGGCGAAGGTTAATATAAAAATCGATGACTTTCTCATTTTAGAAGATGAATCCATAAAAAAACCATGGATTCATCAAATCAATGCTGATAATTGGAAGTTTTGGAATTCGTATAAGAGATATCTTTCTTCAAAACAGAAGCTTTCAAAAAAAATCATATTGAAGCTTGATAAGCTTACTGACTCAATACTTGATAATACATTCAATCCCGAAAAGAAAATCGTTGCAAACAAAAAGGGACTTGTAGTTGGGCAGGTGCAATCTGGGAAAACAGCTAATTACATTGGTTTAATCTGTAAAGCTGCTGATGCAGGGTATGGACTAATAATCGTACTAGCCGGTATTCATGATAATTTACGTACTCAAACTCAATTACGAATTGATCAAGGATTTTTAGGGTATGACACACAAACAGTAAGAAAGCTAAATAGAATAGGTGACAAAATAGGAGTGGGAGAATATCGGGATCACCCAAACGCCTTATCTGTTACATCAAGTCACAGCGATGGTGACTTCACATCAATTCCACATGGTTTTAATTTTCATCATCATTATCCTATAGTCGCTGTTGTAAAAAAAAACACACACGTTTTAGCCCGATTACATTCTTGGCTCAAGGGTTTCGCAGGAATTAATAAAGGAGAAAGAACCATTTCAAGCAAATCACTATTGTTGATAGATGACGAAGCAGATAATGCCTCTATCAACATTTCTAAAGACTCTGACAGAGCCGCCATCAATGGACACATTAATAATATAATAAATGTCTTTGATAAAAGCGCGTATGTAGGATACACTGCCACACCTTTTGCAAACGTTTTCATCCCTCTTGATGACTATGATTTGTTTCCAAAAGATTTCATAATAAACTTACCTACACCATCCAATTACATAGGGGCCAGTAAGATATTTGGTATAAGGTCTGATAGTAACGAAGCTGATGACGTTGAACCATACCCATTCATTTGTAAGATTACAGATTACACTAATTTTGTACCCGACAAGCACAAAAAAGATGGAGTTTTACCTAAAGAGGTTCCAGATTCATTAAAAATAGCTGTAAAGTGTTTTATAATAAATTGTGCCATAAGACGCTTGAGAGGACAGGAAACTGAACATAACTCTATGCTAATTCATGTCTCCCGTTTTCAGCGATGGCAGGATAAAATTACTGCTTTAGTTGATGAGGTAGTAACCAATTACAGAATTGCAATCGAGGATGGTGATGAAAGTATTTTAAAAGAGTTTCAGAAGGTTTACGAGCATGATATTGCATACTATAAATCATATACAACAATATATGGTAAATTAAAGACTAGCTCTCTAGCCGAAATTGAACCATCGTTACAATGTCATGACTTTAGAGAAATACAGCTTCAGTTGTACGATGCAGTTAAAAAAATAGATGTAAAAGCAATACATGGTGGATCAAAAGAGGTGCTGGATTATTTTGACCATCCTGATGGACTTTCTGTAATAGCAATTGGAGGTAATAAGTTGTCCAGAGGGCTAACACTGGAGGGACTTTCTGTAAGTTATTTTCTAAGGGCATCAAAGATGTATGATACTCTAATGCAAATGGGACGGTGGTTTGGCTACCGTAAAGGTTATTCTGACTTATGCAGGTTATTTACGAGTTCAGAAATAACAGAATGGTTTACACTTATCACTAATGCATCAGAGGAACTGCGGGAAGAATTTAACTACATGACTAAGGTTGCAGGTACTACCCCTTCCGAATACAACTTAAAAGTACGCTCTCACCCAGGGATACTTCAAATATCTGCCGCCAATAAATTAAAAAGTGCTATTGATATTGCTGTTTCATGGGATGGAAGGTTAGTTGAGTCATACATTTTTCATAAAGATTATTTAATAAAGAAGCAAAATTATGAAGGTTTAACATTCCTTATCAAAAATCTAGGCGAGTATGTTCGTAATAAGGGTAATTTTGTATGGTATAATATTCCATTTGAGAAAATCGAAAGTTTCTTATCCACATATAAACTTCCTGAACAAATGATCTCAGGAAAGATTGAGTATCTCATAGAATATGTAAATAAAAGAATTTCTAAAGGCGAGCTAAAAACTTGGAGGGTGGCTTTGATGTCGAGCAACTCCCCTCAAGGCAATTACGATTTTGAGTGTTATACCGAAAATATTCGGGTAAATAGTTATTTACGAAATAGGGATGAAAGCAATTCAGATAATAATATATATTATTTAGTACGATCTAGACTTATCAGTCCGCGACATGAATTAGTTGATATTCCTGAAAAGTATGGCGAAGCCCTTAAAAGAACGTCAGAACTAAATAAAATTTCTAAAAAGGGATCCCTAAACCCTTCTTATCCTTCAGGTAATGTAGTGAGAAACGAATTTAGAAAGCCTGATGAGCCGCTTATTCTGTTATATCTATTATCACCTTCAGGTGCAATATCTACTGACGAACCGCTTAATGATAATTTGCCCTTTGTTGGGTATGCAATAAGCTTTCCTGGTAATAAAAATAAGACCACAGTAGTTTATAAAGGAAATAGAGACCTGTTTCTTCGCAATTTTCAAACTGATGATGAAGATGAACTGGAGTACGAGGATTAA
- a CDS encoding ATP-binding protein yields MTDYSKFASIGAEPEASSMIETFRAIGYSVETALADIIDNSISAQAKNIWIDYEWAGADTVIAIADDGIGMNNEELIRAMRPGSFNPKANRSPTDLGRFGLGLKTASFSQCRKFCVYSKKKDYHSVYWTWDLDYVEEVKGWQLIQFCPHSLVADKYLDDLEAGTCVLWWDLDRLTKHTLSDSQSSKMKFMQTMDKVKKHLSMVFHRYIDKSVSIFFRGRKIESWDPYMIGCIGLQPRPRSIIDESVSVKPYILPHRTKLNPEEYEKGKGPRDSWTAHQGFYVYRNDRLLVCGDWLGMFKREVHYDLCRISIELPNNMDEEWQIDIKKSVARPPSRLKDTIRAIAADARNQAVDVYRHRGKVLQRSLGSSKSIYIWEELVKHGKRFYKINRDHPIIQNLLAENSNKSVIENVLCCIEETVPVPLITLSENENIQPQAEPFENDVKVITDLIYDFAKSLLDRGESLSQIKKIIIQIEPFDKYPEIIDSLC; encoded by the coding sequence ATGACTGACTATTCCAAATTTGCCTCAATAGGTGCCGAGCCTGAAGCCAGCTCTATGATAGAGACATTCAGAGCAATTGGTTACTCTGTTGAAACCGCTCTCGCAGATATAATAGATAATTCAATATCTGCACAGGCAAAAAATATATGGATAGATTATGAATGGGCAGGTGCTGATACTGTTATCGCTATTGCAGATGATGGCATAGGCATGAATAATGAGGAGCTGATACGCGCAATGCGACCCGGCAGCTTCAATCCTAAAGCCAATAGAAGTCCAACCGATCTCGGGCGTTTTGGATTAGGTTTAAAAACGGCATCTTTCTCCCAATGCCGTAAATTTTGCGTCTATTCAAAGAAAAAGGATTATCACTCTGTATACTGGACCTGGGACCTTGATTATGTAGAAGAGGTTAAAGGCTGGCAGCTTATTCAATTCTGCCCGCACTCTTTAGTGGCCGATAAATATTTAGATGATTTAGAGGCCGGAACCTGTGTGCTTTGGTGGGACCTGGATAGGTTGACTAAACACACTTTATCAGATAGCCAAAGCTCCAAAATGAAATTTATGCAAACTATGGATAAGGTAAAAAAACACTTGTCTATGGTTTTTCATCGATACATTGATAAGAGTGTAAGCATATTTTTTAGAGGTAGGAAAATTGAAAGCTGGGACCCCTACATGATTGGGTGTATTGGATTACAGCCCAGACCTAGATCAATAATTGACGAATCTGTAAGTGTAAAACCTTATATACTGCCTCATAGGACTAAACTAAATCCGGAAGAGTACGAGAAAGGCAAAGGACCGAGAGATAGCTGGACAGCTCACCAAGGCTTTTATGTGTATAGAAATGACAGGCTATTAGTATGTGGTGACTGGTTAGGAATGTTTAAACGAGAGGTTCACTATGATCTGTGCAGGATAAGTATTGAGCTACCTAATAATATGGATGAAGAGTGGCAAATTGACATTAAAAAATCAGTTGCCAGACCCCCTTCACGACTTAAAGATACAATTCGCGCTATTGCCGCTGATGCCAGAAATCAGGCTGTGGATGTTTACCGGCATCGTGGCAAGGTATTACAACGCAGCCTCGGATCTTCAAAATCTATATATATATGGGAAGAATTAGTTAAGCATGGCAAGAGGTTCTATAAAATTAACAGAGACCATCCCATTATTCAGAACTTACTGGCTGAGAACAGCAATAAATCGGTTATTGAGAATGTATTGTGTTGTATAGAAGAAACCGTTCCGGTTCCTTTAATTACCCTGTCTGAAAATGAGAATATACAGCCTCAGGCTGAGCCTTTTGAGAATGATGTAAAAGTAATAACTGACCTTATCTATGATTTTGCAAAATCACTATTAGACAGAGGCGAGTCATTAAGTCAAATTAAAAAGATTATTATTCAAATTGAGCCCTTCGATAAATATCCGGAAATTATTGATTCCCTATGTTAG
- a CDS encoding DNA cytosine methyltransferase translates to MKYIDLFAGAGGLSEGFIRAGFEPVAHIESDRAACYTLKTRTAYHYLKNAGQEDIYHKYLKKEISRTELYSHVPPEKLNSVINEEIGAENVHSLIERIKELNGGTDKVDLIVGGPPCQAYSVIGRARHQNGMKGDPRNFLYKFYAEFLRAFQPEMFVFENVKGLRSAGGGKFLENIENIVDKSDYHMECREQNSINYGVLQNRERLIIIGWKKTSNHRYPIFNPIHHDFKVKDALTDLPKIKAGEKYTGDYEAPTNDYLNKFSIRNGLPFVTQHEARNHTDQDLEIYRRAIRLWKDKQQRLNYADLPKHLRTHKNTTSFTDRFKVVAPELTYSHTVVAHISKDGHYYIHPDEEQCRSLSIREAARLQSFPDDYYFEGVKEGINRTPAFRQIGNAVPPLMAEVIARTLRKRLARV, encoded by the coding sequence ATGAAATACATAGATTTATTTGCTGGTGCAGGGGGGCTTTCTGAAGGATTTATCAGAGCCGGTTTTGAGCCTGTAGCACATATTGAATCTGATAGAGCGGCTTGCTATACCTTAAAAACCCGAACAGCCTACCATTACCTGAAAAATGCAGGACAAGAAGATATATACCATAAATACCTGAAAAAAGAAATATCAAGGACTGAGCTCTATAGCCATGTCCCCCCCGAAAAGCTCAATTCAGTTATCAATGAAGAGATAGGTGCTGAAAATGTTCATTCTCTCATTGAGCGTATAAAAGAACTTAATGGTGGCACTGATAAAGTAGACCTCATAGTTGGTGGGCCTCCCTGCCAGGCGTACTCCGTGATTGGTCGTGCCCGTCATCAGAACGGCATGAAAGGCGACCCACGAAACTTCCTCTATAAGTTTTATGCCGAATTCCTAAGGGCATTTCAGCCTGAGATGTTCGTATTTGAGAACGTAAAAGGTCTAAGAAGTGCAGGAGGTGGTAAGTTCCTTGAAAATATAGAAAATATAGTCGATAAATCTGACTATCATATGGAGTGCAGGGAACAAAACTCTATCAATTATGGAGTACTTCAAAACCGTGAAAGACTGATAATTATAGGGTGGAAAAAGACCAGTAACCATAGATACCCAATATTCAATCCTATACATCATGACTTTAAAGTGAAAGATGCTTTAACTGATCTTCCCAAAATTAAAGCTGGCGAAAAATATACTGGGGATTACGAAGCTCCTACAAATGACTACCTGAATAAATTCAGTATAAGAAACGGACTGCCATTTGTTACCCAACACGAAGCAAGAAATCACACCGATCAGGACCTTGAAATATATAGAAGGGCTATTCGCCTGTGGAAGGATAAGCAACAACGCCTGAATTATGCAGACTTACCTAAGCACCTACGGACACATAAAAATACTACATCATTCACTGACAGGTTCAAAGTTGTTGCTCCGGAGCTTACTTATTCTCACACTGTAGTAGCTCATATAAGTAAGGATGGACATTACTACATACATCCAGACGAAGAGCAGTGTCGATCTCTATCTATAAGGGAAGCTGCCAGACTGCAATCTTTTCCCGACGACTATTATTTTGAAGGAGTTAAAGAGGGGATAAACAGAACACCTGCTTTCCGACAAATAGGGAATGCTGTTCCGCCCTTAATGGCCGAGGTTATTGCCAGGACACTCAGGAAGAGGCTTGCCAGGGTTTAA
- a CDS encoding very short patch repair endonuclease, translating to MTDVHSKETRSYNMSRIRGKDTKPEMVVRKYLHSQGFRYRLHDKKLPGKPDLVLPKYKTVIFVHGCFWHGHEGCKYHKLPKTRTEWWREKLQGNISRDERAYDQLKENRWQVLVIWECELKSKNKDKALSLIAKKIRNQRE from the coding sequence ATGACCGACGTACATTCGAAAGAAACCCGTAGCTATAACATGAGCCGTATTCGCGGCAAAGACACAAAGCCTGAAATGGTAGTGCGTAAATATCTGCACAGCCAGGGGTTTCGGTATCGTCTTCATGACAAAAAACTTCCTGGTAAACCTGACCTCGTTCTCCCAAAATATAAGACTGTCATCTTTGTTCACGGCTGTTTCTGGCACGGACATGAAGGGTGTAAATACCATAAACTTCCCAAAACCCGTACGGAGTGGTGGCGCGAAAAACTACAAGGAAATATCTCCCGTGATGAAAGGGCTTACGACCAGCTTAAAGAGAACAGATGGCAGGTGCTTGTAATCTGGGAGTGTGAATTGAAAAGTAAAAATAAAGATAAAGCGCTATCTTTGATTGCTAAAAAAATTAGAAATCAACGGGAATGA
- the murI gene encoding glutamate racemase, whose product MSLTSKSPIGLFDSGVGGLTVAHAVNKLLPDEKLIYFGDTAHLPYGDKSLAAIQAYSVKITDVLLQAGCKVILIACNTASAAAFELVREYAGSRARVFNVIDPVVDYAREHFAQKRIGLIATKQTIASQTYQRKVEALGEGIDLRAMATPLLVPMIEEGFLHNKISRQIIDTYLSEEMLQGIEAIILGCTHYPLIKKEISEYYQGNVAVLDSSEIVARALRGYLEYNNLLAQPTQPPAHRFMVSDYTDNFEHSTKLFFGTEVQLEKYKLWE is encoded by the coding sequence ATGTCCCTGACCTCAAAATCTCCCATAGGCCTGTTCGATAGTGGTGTGGGCGGCCTCACTGTGGCCCATGCCGTAAATAAGCTGCTGCCTGATGAAAAGCTGATCTACTTTGGCGATACCGCCCACCTTCCTTATGGCGATAAATCCCTTGCCGCCATACAAGCCTATTCCGTCAAGATCACCGATGTGCTCCTGCAGGCAGGGTGCAAGGTGATCCTTATTGCCTGTAATACCGCTTCCGCCGCCGCTTTCGAACTCGTGCGCGAGTATGCCGGCAGCAGGGCCCGCGTATTTAATGTGATAGACCCCGTGGTGGACTACGCCCGCGAGCACTTTGCTCAGAAGCGTATCGGCCTTATTGCCACCAAACAGACCATAGCCAGCCAGACCTACCAGCGGAAGGTGGAAGCCCTGGGCGAGGGCATCGACCTGCGCGCCATGGCCACGCCATTGCTCGTGCCTATGATAGAGGAGGGGTTTTTGCACAATAAGATCAGCCGGCAGATCATTGATACCTACCTCAGTGAGGAAATGCTACAGGGGATAGAGGCCATTATTCTGGGCTGCACCCATTACCCCCTCATCAAAAAAGAGATTTCAGAATATTACCAGGGCAATGTAGCCGTGCTCGACAGCAGCGAGATAGTGGCCCGTGCCCTCCGCGGCTACCTCGAGTACAATAACCTGCTCGCCCAGCCCACCCAGCCCCCTGCTCACCGGTTCATGGTCTCCGACTACACCGATAACTTCGAGCACAGCACCAAGCTCTTCTTCGGCACAGAAGTCCAACTGGAAAAGTACAAGCTCTGGGAATGA
- a CDS encoding thioredoxin family protein: MERSQVISDFALKDARTQQQVSLKDFGSAKGIVVIFTSNYCPYSKLYDNRIKNMANAYSGKGIQFLLVNPNTGVNNDHESIGEMARKAREEGYDFPYLADATQEAVRQLGAQKTPEAFLLTPQGNGFRVVYSGAIDDNPQVEQDVKEAYLRNAIDALLSNNTAGISPQRPTGCMIKKKRQ; encoded by the coding sequence ATGGAGCGCAGTCAAGTTATATCTGACTTTGCACTAAAAGACGCACGCACACAGCAGCAGGTGAGCCTCAAAGACTTTGGCAGTGCCAAAGGCATTGTGGTGATATTTACGAGTAACTACTGCCCTTACTCTAAACTGTATGATAACCGTATCAAGAATATGGCGAACGCATACAGCGGCAAGGGCATACAGTTTCTATTGGTAAACCCTAACACGGGTGTGAATAATGACCACGAGTCTATCGGCGAGATGGCCCGCAAGGCACGCGAGGAGGGATATGACTTCCCTTACCTGGCAGATGCCACACAGGAGGCTGTACGCCAGCTCGGCGCACAGAAGACACCCGAAGCCTTCTTACTGACCCCGCAGGGCAACGGCTTCCGGGTTGTATACTCGGGCGCCATAGACGATAACCCGCAGGTGGAGCAGGATGTGAAGGAGGCTTATCTCAGAAACGCGATCGACGCACTACTGTCAAATAACACGGCTGGCATAAGCCCGCAACGCCCTACGGGCTGCATGATCAAGAAAAAGCGCCAGTAA